In Schizosaccharomyces osmophilus chromosome 2, complete sequence, the following proteins share a genomic window:
- the use1 gene encoding SNARE Use1, translating to MSEDLVYTLERRFRQEQSSFVDPLELCKVEKNLDYARKNLWKEGKCQLERVGEPEGLSIRILTLQGRINDLRVALEAKIEHEENNFKKEQEKEAASTMEEIRKRETHERQQEQHLQFGNSQLLNHQRSVQADISDSLLHMASALKENAISFTNALVNDNQVVGQAGSLLDKNAKSLDNTHQKVKDFTKSKKLSFWLQIGMVLAVVISFLIMMFILQFTKNQN from the coding sequence ATGAGTGAAGATTTGGTGTATACATTGGAACGACGATTTCGACAAGAGCAATCCTCTTTTGTAGACCCATTAGAACTTTGCAAAGTtgagaaaaatttggattatGCTCGGAAAAACCTTtggaaagaaggaaagtGCCAATTGGAAAGAGTGGGAGAACCAGAAGGATTGTCAATTCGAATCTTGACTCTCCAAGGACGGATCAACGATCTGAGAGTAGCTCTTGAAGCTAAAATAGAgcatgaagaaaacaattttaagaaggaacaagaaaaagaagcagcaTCGACAATGGAGGAAATTCGCAAACGGGAAACCCACGAACGACAGCAAGAGCAGCACTTACAATTTGGTAATTCACAGCTTCTGAATCATCAACGGTCCGTCCAAGCAGATATTTCTGACTCTCTACTTCACATGGCATCCGccttgaaagaaaatgcaaTCTCTTTTACAAATGCTTTGGTAAATGACAACCAAGTAGTAGGACAGGCGGGCTCTCTGTTAGACAAAAACGCAAAAAGCCTTGACAACACACATCAAAAAGTGAAAGACTTTACAAAATCGAAAAAGCTTTCCTTCTGGTTACAGATCGGAATGGTTCTCGCCGTGGTCATTTCGTTCCTAATTATGATGTTTATTTTACAGTTTAcgaaaaaccaaaactaA
- the bro1 gene encoding BRO1 domain protein Bro1, producing the protein MERLLTPFFFLKKKETKRIDWVEPFTAFVSRIYGNSIDIDDEIKNFNNLRDNMLGADDANSGKNVIYCYYGQLDYLSFRFPTGGNGINIIFEWNDSLSKGDSWYKQSSLAFERACVLFNLAGLLSRLAATHATRYTVQDYKQAANYLQCASGIFKMIRESFLHAPGKDFDSQFLLGVHYLLLAQAQECVLGHMSMSKMSMSLAAKISASAANLYESSLRSFESMDSSPNAFFVSLASAKHQTLEGISCYLMAESFKQDSKYGLAIGFYNKAKIRLQAGQKSFSCVKPDPEFIHKQSTSEYTNSLSSFIKDSLKGSINSTEKDNDFVFHEPVIREAELPQIQPLQALPYLTLDKLFNGKETAKSVVGDDLFKAFVPSAVTTAISLYSEETAKLFRYEQEEVERQNTQLATVFASLDVEHLQELTRSDSDSSALPKELADARTKIVHQQFSEQFQHLREKPIQLKRILIQSESELDKESLENSKMNSRFGAAWTLSPSQVFASPFRQQIHSFFQDLEKAASIDKAIFQQYQSIKGDIETLCDSNKMDALFGSAAVSLMESSNVPNLLDLPDDNLELEREMKIQLDLLEELQTRVQKLVPNREVTLKTLQDNCLHDDISEALMQNSNKGENSIAIEQLFAQQLKKFDPMRNRLHGSYRQQQLLVGEMRNAVQKLKRNPNFNKKLDCYNQSLTKNKDVSVRLLSSAITANAIAEGISNGLNYYRSLEVKIEDFGSKLKNRLLSRRKEGAQCLANMNSNNHSNLSSNMRNLHL; encoded by the coding sequence ATGGAAAGGTTATTGactccttttttcttcttgaagaagaaggaaacaaagagaaTTGACTGGGTAGAGCCATTTACGGCATTTGTTTCAAGAATATATGGAAATAGCATCGATATAGACgatgaaatcaaaaacttcaaCAATTTACGCGACAATATGTTAGGAGCAGACGATGCAAACTCCGGGAAAAACGTGATTTACTGTTACTATGGACAATTGGACTATTTGTCGTTTCGATTTCCCACTGGTGGAAATGGAATTAACATTATCTTCGAATGGAATGATAGTTTATCCAAAGGTGATTCGTGGTATAAGCAGTCATCCTTAGCCTTTGAACGTGCTTGCGTTTTGTTTAACTTAGCTGGCTTGCTTTCAAGATTAGCTGCTACTCACGCTACCCGGTACACCGTTCAGGATTATAAGCAAGCAGCGAACTATCTTCAGTGCGCTTCCGGTATCTTTAAGATGATTCGGGAGTCTTTTTTGCATGCTCCtggaaaagattttgattcaCAGTTTCTGTTAGGAGTCCATTACCTACTCCTTGCACAGGCTCAAGAATGTGTACTTGGTCACATGTCGATGTCCAAAATGAGCATGTCTCTAGCAGCAAAAATATCTGCTAGTGCTGCAAATTTATACGAATCTTCCTTGCGTTCTTTTGAATCTATGGATTCATCTCCAAATGcctttttcgtttccttAGCATCTGCAAAGCATCAGACTTTAGAAGGTATATCTTGTTATTTGATGGCTGAGAGCTTTAAACAGGATTCAAAATATGGATTGGCTATTGGTTTTTACAATAAAGCTAAAATAAGGCTTCAAGCTGGccaaaaatctttttcatgtGTTAAACCAGATCCCGAGTTTATACATAAGCAAAGCACTAGTGAATATACGAATTCTCTTTCAAGTTTTATAAAGGACAGCTTAAAAGGATCAATTAACAGCACTGAGAAAGACAacgattttgtttttcacgAACCTGTCATTCGGGAAGCTGAACTCCCACAAATCCAACCTTTACAAGCGCTTCCTTATCTTACTTTAGACAAGTTATTTAATGGAAAGGAGACTGCAAAGTCTGTAGTTGGTGATGACTTATTTAAAGCGTTTGTTCCTAGTGCCGTTACTACTGCCATCTCCTTGTATTCTGAAGAAACTGCGAAGCTTTTCCGATATGAACAGGAGGAAGTAGAACGACAAAATACACAGTTAGCAACCGTGTTTGCTTCTTTGGATGTTGAGCATTTGCAAGAACTGACGCGTTCGGATTCTGACTCTTCTGCTTTGCCAAAGGAACTGGCAGATGCCAGAACAAAAATAGTTCATCAACAGTTTTCAGAGCAGTTTCAGCATTTAAGAGAGAAACCAATTCAGTTAAAACGAATTTTAATTCAGTCGGAATCCGAATTGGATAAAGAGAGTTTAGAAAATTCTAAAATGAACTCTCGTTTTGGTGCAGCCTGGACGTTGTCTCCTAGTCAGGTATTTGCGTCTCCTTTTCGTCAAcaaattcattctttttttcaagatttAGAAAAAGCTGCTTCCATAGATAAAGCTATTTTCCAGCAATATCAATCGATTAAGGGAGACATTGAGACGCTTTGTGACAGCAATAAGATGGACGCTCTTTTTGGATCAGCGGCGGTTTCTTTGATGGAAAGTTCCAACGTTCCAAACTTATTAGATTTACCGGATGACAATCTAGAATTGGAGAGAGAGATGAAGATTCAGTTGGATCTACTAGAGGAGCTTCAAACTCGGGTACAAAAGCTTGTCCCAAATCGTGAAGTTACCCTCAAAACACTCCAAGATAACTGTTTACATGATGATATATCTGAAGCGTTAATGCAAAACAGCAACAAGGGTGAGAACTCTATAGCCATTGAACAGCTTTTTGCCcaacaattaaaaaaatttgaccCTATGCGGAATCGTTTGCATGGATCTTATCGTCAACAACAACTACTCGTAGGAGAAATGAGAAACGCTGTTCAAAAACTGAAGCGGAATCCTAACTTTAATAAGAAACTGGATTGTTATAATCAATCCttaaccaaaaacaaagacgTATCTGTTCGACTCCTTTCGTCGGCAATCACTGCAAATGCAATCGCTGAAGGTATCTCAAATGGATTGAATTACTATCGTTCTCTGGAAGTGAAAATAGAGGATTTTGGttcaaaattgaaaaataggCTATTAAGCAGAAGAAAGGAAGGAGCTCAATGTCTAGCAAACATGAATTCCAA
- the pep7 gene encoding prevacuole/endosomal FYVE tethering component Pep7: protein MQNGKRRIGARVPSNNSRSTNHSESLSESISLQRSVECPICGLELPNLQSLNDHIDITHITLEEETQPKHQDFVNSWFLRTINGATTLHAKAAQRLLKLEPYEQNGDQTGAIGIEATKLTDPVIAREHWQPEVADMKCYDPTCDKVLNFVNGRIHCRRCGYVFCNYHTLYQAKLSVSAGYDPDFGFWSRVCKQCYENRPGYDDVHGQSRSRFPTFESFRKPIADKRRIEFLRLEKRMQRLQFLWSSEEVSVLDALLKNKAKKMEQEIVNWQEDSEVETCPECENEFTLTRRRRHCRLCGRVVCRFCVLEILHSNHFQNLLICNSCNQNYFKTLAFRKDKKHIPGYVLHINHLQVFRHALQNYIKLYKENLAELLSGSVVTQELLRKTKEVRQRFSDLCLKYESTIKKISSYSVNTEDEERLKHCICAEGKSFLQETALHLQAIPRLQVGQSWSSQMEQDTLARKKEAEEKQNEYMQMKIVIEEQVFLVEDMIRKAKLKRKFSEVDTLVQSLRPLQDEIRKLEESIEELNVS, encoded by the coding sequence ATGCAAAATGGCAAAAGACGAATTGGCGCTCGAGTTCCATCGAACAATTCAAGGAGTACTAATCACAGCGAGAGTTTAAGCGAATCGATTAGTCTTCAAAGATCCGTTGAATGCCCAATTTGTGGGTTGGAGTTACCAAACTTACAGTCCTTAAATGATCACATAGACATCACTCATATTACCctggaagaagaaacacaGCCAAAGCATCAAGACTTTGTCAATTCTTGGTTTTTGAGAACGATCAATGGAGCCACTACCCTGCACGCAAAAGCTGCCCAGCGGTTGCTGAAGCTGGAACCTTATGAACAAAATGGGGATCAGACTGGTGCTATCGGTATTGAAGCTACAAAGCTTACGGATCCGGTTATTGCGAGAGAGCATTGGCAACCAGAAGTTGCCGATATGAAATGCTATGATCCCACTTGTGACAAAGTCTTAAATTTTGTGAATGGACGTATCCATTGTCGCAGGTGTGGTTATGTATTTTGCAACTATCATACTCTATACCAAGCTAAGCTTTCGGTTTCAGCAGGTTATGATCcagattttggattttggtCCCGCGTATGCAAACAATGTTACGAAAATCGGCCAGGCTACGACGATGTACATGGCCAATCTCGTTCTCGATTTCCCACCTTCGAAAGCTTTCGGAAGCCGATTGCTGACAAAAGGAGGATCGAGTTTCTTCGTTTAGAGAAGCGCATGCAGCGACTTCAATTTCTATGGTCCTCCGAAGAGGTATCCGTTTTAGATGCGTTACTGAAgaacaaagcaaagaaaatggaacAGGAAATTGTAAATTGGCAAGAAGACTCAGAGGTGGAAACGTGTCCTGAATGTGAAAACGAGTTTACTTTAACTCGCCGTCGGCGGCATTGTCGGTTATGTGGAAGAGTTGTTTGTCGATTCTGTGTGCTCGAAATTTTGCATTCGAATCATTtccaaaatcttttgatttgcAATTCGTGCAATCaaaattatttcaaaaCCCTCGCCTTTCGAAAAGACAAGAAGCATATTCCGGGGTATGTATTACACATCAACCATTTACAGGTGTTTCGCCATGCGCTTCAAAACTACATCAAAttatacaaagaaaacttggCAGAATTACTGAGTGGAAGTGTAGTCACTCAAGAGTTGCTACGCAAAACGAAGGAAGTTCGTCAAAGATTTTCAGACTTGTGCTTGAAGTATGAATCTAcgatcaaaaaaatttcctCTTATTCAGTAAATACAGAAGACGAAGAACGCCTAAAACATTGCATATGTGCCGAAGGAAAGAGCTTCTTACAAGAGACAGCTCTTCATTTACAAGCTATTCCTCGGCTCCAAGTTGGACAAAGCTGGTCTTCACAGATGGAACAAGATACACTAGCTaggaagaaagaagctgaagaaaagcaaaatgaatataTGCAGATGAAAATCGTGATAGAGGAACAAGTGTTCCTTGTTGAAGACATGATACGAAAGGCCAAACTTAAACGAAAGTTCTCCGAAGTAGATACTCTAGTGCAAAGTTTAAGGCCTTTGCAGGATGAAATTCGGAAGCTTGAAGAAAGCATTGAAGAACTGAATGTATCTTAA
- the rps2401 gene encoding 40S ribosomal protein S24, producing MSEAVTIRTRKFMTNRLLQRKQMVVDILHPGKANLSKNELREKLGQMYKADADSITAFGLRTQFGGGRSTGFALIYDSNEAMKKFEPHYRLVRVGQAQPIEKVARQQRKQRKNRGKKVFGTGKRLAKRKAKNQD from the exons ATGAGTGAGGCGGTGACCATTAGAACTCGCAAGTTTATGACTAACCGCTTGCTTCAACGCAAGCAAATg GTCGTTGACATTTTGCACCCTGGCAAGGCCAACCTTTCCAAGAATGAACTTCGTGAAAAGTTGGGTCAAATGTACAAGGCCGATGCTGACAGCATTACTGCCTTTGGCCTTCGTACTCAATTTGGTGGTGGCAGATCTACAGGTTTCGCCTTGATCTACGACTCCAATGAAGCCATGAAGAAGTTTGAACCTCACTACCGTTTGGTTCGTGTTGGCCAAGCTCAACCTATTGAGAAGGTTGCTCGTCAACAACGCAAGCAACGTAAGAATAGAGGCAAGAAGGTCTTCGGTACTGGCAAGCGTCTTGCCAAGAGAAAGGCCAAGAACCAAGATTAA